The Exiguobacterium acetylicum genome includes a window with the following:
- a CDS encoding LCP family protein has product MKKWKWIVLTLTGICLLLLFGSGGYVYHKASQTMKEVQVQVPVKASVETEKAVEQKKGLSFLLLGVDQRKNETGRSDTIIVVTVDPKTNKSQMISIPRDLKTAIIGNGSNDKINHAYAFGGPQMALDTVSHLLDIRIDYFAEINLDGFTDLVNAVDGVTVENDINFSYYEMQFPKGELSLNGKEALAYARMRYDDPRGDFGRQIRQRQVVQAVADKMTEDFSIRRFNAVLEALGKNVKTNVPFSVARTVATDYRDALRNVETLSLDGEGGIESDGIYYWHPTDKSLKEVQVQLQEALE; this is encoded by the coding sequence ATGAAGAAGTGGAAATGGATCGTGTTGACACTAACGGGGATATGCCTGCTCCTTCTCTTCGGTTCAGGCGGATATGTGTATCATAAAGCGAGTCAGACGATGAAAGAAGTTCAAGTGCAAGTGCCCGTCAAGGCGAGCGTCGAGACAGAGAAGGCCGTCGAACAGAAAAAAGGACTTTCGTTTCTCTTACTCGGCGTCGACCAACGGAAAAATGAGACAGGACGCAGTGATACGATCATCGTCGTGACGGTTGACCCAAAGACGAATAAAAGTCAGATGATCAGCATTCCGCGTGATTTGAAGACAGCGATCATCGGCAATGGATCGAACGATAAAATCAACCATGCGTATGCCTTTGGTGGTCCACAGATGGCACTCGATACGGTCAGCCACCTGCTTGATATTCGGATCGACTACTTTGCGGAAATCAATCTAGACGGCTTTACGGATCTTGTCAATGCCGTCGATGGCGTCACCGTCGAGAACGATATCAATTTCTCATATTACGAGATGCAGTTCCCAAAAGGAGAACTGTCGCTGAACGGGAAGGAAGCACTTGCCTATGCGCGGATGCGCTATGATGATCCACGCGGAGATTTCGGACGACAAATTCGTCAACGGCAAGTCGTTCAGGCGGTCGCTGATAAGATGACAGAAGACTTCTCGATTCGTCGTTTCAACGCGGTCCTTGAAGCACTTGGGAAAAACGTCAAGACGAACGTACCGTTCTCTGTTGCGCGGACCGTTGCGACGGACTACCGGGATGCTTTACGAAACGTCGAGACGTTGTCGCTTGACGGAGAAGGGGGCATCGAGTCGGACGGCATCTATTACTGGCATCCGACAGATAAGTCGTTGAAAGAAGTTCAAGTTCAACTGCAGGAAGCATTGGAATGA
- a CDS encoding aminotransferase class I/II-fold pyridoxal phosphate-dependent enzyme — MKHIPLSIPHLSGQEARYVTEALETNWVAPLGPNVDAFERDMQTYTGAGATLATSSGTAAIHLALATLGVTAGDDVFCQSLTFIASTNPIRYVGAQPVLIDSEEETWNMSPAALRRALLQAATRGKLPKAVIVVHLYGVAAQIEEIAALCEEYDVPLIEDAAESLGTRVNGRMTGTFGTCGIYSFNGNKIITTSGGGMLVANDPALIERAFYLGTQARQPVLHYEHTEVGYNYRMSNVAAGIGRGQLEVLDQRVEARRNIFDRYDRAFAPVGVTSQVEQSGTFANRWLSAFLLPGGQAQRDAMIQTLQQANAESRPVWKPMHLQPVYRDVPFVTAEGMDVSRRLFEDGICLPSASQMTFTEQAVVIRNVRQALQTTVRRNVQS, encoded by the coding sequence ATGAAACACATCCCGCTCTCCATCCCGCACTTAAGTGGTCAGGAAGCACGTTACGTTACGGAAGCACTCGAGACGAACTGGGTTGCACCACTCGGACCGAACGTCGATGCCTTCGAACGCGATATGCAGACGTATACAGGAGCTGGCGCCACACTTGCGACGAGCAGTGGCACGGCGGCGATCCACTTAGCACTCGCAACACTTGGTGTCACTGCCGGAGATGATGTCTTCTGTCAGTCCTTGACGTTCATCGCTTCGACGAATCCGATCCGCTACGTCGGAGCGCAACCGGTGTTGATCGATTCGGAAGAAGAGACGTGGAACATGTCACCCGCTGCACTTCGTCGGGCGTTATTGCAGGCAGCAACGCGAGGAAAACTTCCAAAAGCGGTCATCGTCGTTCATCTGTACGGCGTCGCAGCGCAAATCGAGGAGATCGCGGCTCTCTGTGAAGAGTACGATGTTCCGTTGATTGAAGACGCAGCAGAATCGCTTGGGACACGCGTCAACGGGCGGATGACCGGAACGTTCGGGACGTGCGGGATCTATTCCTTCAATGGCAATAAAATCATCACGACCTCAGGTGGCGGGATGCTTGTCGCAAATGATCCCGCTTTGATCGAACGCGCCTTTTATCTTGGAACACAGGCACGCCAACCGGTCTTACATTATGAGCATACGGAAGTTGGCTACAATTACCGGATGAGTAATGTCGCTGCTGGTATCGGACGGGGACAGCTGGAGGTGCTCGATCAACGTGTCGAGGCACGGCGGAACATCTTTGATCGCTACGACCGTGCCTTTGCACCGGTCGGCGTCACGTCGCAAGTCGAACAGTCTGGGACATTCGCCAATCGTTGGCTCAGTGCCTTCCTCTTACCGGGTGGTCAAGCGCAACGTGATGCGATGATTCAGACGCTGCAACAAGCGAATGCGGAATCCCGTCCGGTTTGGAAACCGATGCACTTACAGCCCGTTTACCGAGACGTACCATTCGTCACAGCAGAAGGGATGGATGTCAGCCGTCGCTTGTTTGAAGACGGTATCTGCCTTCCGTCTGCTTCACAAATGACATTCACCGAACAAGCCGTCGTCATCCGAAACGTTCGTCAAGCCTTGCAGACGACCGTACGCCGGAACGTCCAGTCATGA
- a CDS encoding lipid II:glycine glycyltransferase FemX, with product MMSLSDERLIRDPREWDALVTTYQLDCYYEYAYFELAKEHDEIPELFYYPTEFGTLIYPYLRRRIPGTLFEDITTPYGYGGPYFTGIWSLDQIREARERFERYCNETGIVTETVRFHPLLHNQELGQYWCHHTNILQPTVTLELTDPFETIEGGFSQMTRRNIRKARREGVTIRLGRPEEYQDFARLYQMTMDKHHADARYYFDQNYFDHFAEGRINNVLLLAEQDGHIIAGCIVLTGRQFAHYHLGASDPAYLALRPNHLLFAEMIRWAKQAGFQVLHLGGGTTRSDEDSLLAYKRSFGEANLTFFGLGTSILDATIYERLARQFERQHPEVETGQWFPLYRTPIRQLSPRREETS from the coding sequence ATGATGTCGCTAAGCGATGAACGGTTGATTCGGGATCCCCGCGAATGGGACGCACTCGTTACGACCTATCAACTTGATTGTTATTACGAATATGCTTACTTCGAACTCGCAAAAGAGCACGATGAGATTCCTGAACTCTTTTATTATCCGACGGAGTTCGGGACGTTGATCTATCCGTACTTGCGGCGACGGATTCCAGGGACACTCTTTGAAGACATTACGACACCATATGGATACGGTGGCCCTTACTTCACGGGCATCTGGTCGCTCGATCAAATTCGCGAAGCGCGTGAGCGATTCGAACGGTACTGCAACGAAACAGGGATCGTTACCGAGACGGTTCGCTTTCATCCACTTTTGCACAATCAAGAACTCGGGCAATATTGGTGTCATCATACGAATATCTTGCAACCGACTGTGACACTCGAACTGACCGATCCGTTTGAGACGATCGAAGGCGGATTTTCACAGATGACACGACGCAACATCCGGAAGGCACGTCGCGAAGGCGTTACGATTCGCCTTGGACGTCCGGAAGAATACCAGGACTTCGCGCGTCTCTATCAGATGACGATGGACAAACATCATGCCGATGCACGGTATTACTTCGACCAGAACTACTTCGACCACTTCGCAGAAGGACGGATCAACAACGTCCTCTTGCTTGCCGAACAAGACGGGCATATCATCGCTGGATGCATCGTACTAACGGGTCGACAATTCGCGCACTACCATCTCGGTGCCTCGGATCCTGCCTACTTGGCTCTTCGGCCGAATCATCTGTTATTCGCAGAGATGATCCGCTGGGCGAAACAAGCTGGTTTTCAAGTCCTTCACCTCGGTGGAGGAACGACACGGTCCGACGAGGATAGCTTACTCGCTTATAAACGCTCTTTTGGCGAAGCGAATCTGACGTTCTTCGGTCTCGGTACATCGATTCTTGATGCGACGATCTACGAACGGCTCGCGCGACAATTCGAACGACAACATCCAGAAGTCGAGACAGGTCAATGGTTTCCGCTCTACCGAACGCCAATCCGTCAGCTGTCACCTCGAAGGGAGGAAACATCATGA
- a CDS encoding sugar transferase, protein MKRIFDFTVSLIAILILVPVYAVVALVIYTKLGRPIFFNQVRPGYKGELFKIYKFRTMTNEMDAEGQLLPDADRIPASLEWIRRLSLDEIPQFVNILRGQMSFVGPRPLLVSYLNHYTKEQMTRHDVLPGLTGWAQIHGRNATTWQQRLEQDQWYAAHHTFRLDLYILFKTFKMVISSEGNSTAHQTGMGEFKGLDGGVPHDVAKR, encoded by the coding sequence ATGAAACGCATATTCGACTTCACGGTTAGTCTCATCGCCATCCTCATCCTAGTTCCTGTTTATGCCGTCGTCGCTTTAGTCATCTATACGAAACTCGGACGACCGATCTTCTTCAATCAGGTCCGCCCTGGCTATAAGGGGGAGCTGTTCAAAATCTATAAGTTCCGCACGATGACGAACGAAATGGATGCTGAAGGACAACTCCTACCGGACGCGGACCGGATTCCAGCATCGCTCGAGTGGATCCGTCGCTTGAGTCTCGATGAGATCCCGCAGTTCGTCAACATCCTCCGTGGACAGATGAGTTTCGTCGGACCACGTCCTTTACTCGTCAGCTACTTGAACCACTATACGAAAGAGCAGATGACGCGTCACGACGTCTTACCTGGTCTGACGGGCTGGGCGCAAATTCACGGACGGAACGCAACGACGTGGCAACAACGCCTCGAGCAAGATCAATGGTACGCAGCACACCATACGTTCCGACTCGATCTCTATATCTTGTTCAAGACGTTCAAGATGGTTATCTCGTCAGAAGGGAACTCGACGGCTCACCAGACTGGCATGGGTGAGTTCAAGGGTCTCGACGGAGGTGTTCCCCATGATGTCGCTAAGCGATGA
- a CDS encoding glycosyltransferase family 4 protein, translating to MAPLKILQVCALDTTAETMLQPLLLALQNAGHDVGIACADTGASVKLAAKGFRMHDIPIERRIDWTSNWRTIREITRILKEDGYDAVHVHTPVAAALGRVAAKRAGTKHIVYTAHGFYFHEKMGRMTYQLTYSVEKWLARFATDYLLLQSEEDYQLAQRKRFKANTRLMHLGNGIDLTRFYPRPREAGAPFTFLFIGRIVEEKGILELLDAFEDVVYRHPEARLVIAGEMMASERDQTTKHLFLRRIREIPNVDYLGFVEDVPTLFQQVDAFVLPSHREGVPRSIIEAMASAKPVIATNIRGCREEVVEGKTGYLVEVHDVKKLAKRMNTLVEHPDRSNEMGRNGFDRAMKHFNEADVIKRQLDLFSAM from the coding sequence ATGGCGCCTCTAAAAATTCTTCAAGTCTGTGCTCTTGATACGACGGCAGAGACGATGTTGCAGCCGCTCTTACTCGCTTTACAAAATGCCGGACACGACGTCGGCATTGCCTGTGCTGATACGGGAGCCTCCGTCAAACTCGCAGCCAAAGGCTTTCGGATGCACGACATTCCGATTGAGCGCCGGATTGACTGGACGAGTAACTGGCGGACGATCCGTGAAATCACACGAATCTTGAAGGAGGACGGCTACGACGCCGTCCATGTCCACACACCGGTCGCCGCCGCCCTCGGTCGGGTCGCCGCGAAGCGGGCCGGAACGAAGCACATCGTCTATACAGCACACGGTTTTTACTTCCACGAGAAGATGGGGCGAATGACGTATCAGCTGACGTACTCCGTCGAGAAGTGGCTGGCACGTTTTGCAACCGATTATTTGCTCCTCCAGAGTGAAGAAGATTATCAGCTCGCTCAGCGCAAACGCTTCAAAGCGAATACTCGCCTGATGCACCTTGGAAATGGGATCGACTTAACGCGTTTCTATCCACGCCCGCGTGAAGCAGGCGCACCGTTCACCTTTTTATTCATTGGTCGGATCGTCGAAGAGAAGGGGATTCTCGAACTCCTTGATGCGTTCGAGGATGTCGTCTATCGTCACCCGGAAGCCCGCCTCGTCATTGCCGGTGAGATGATGGCAAGCGAGCGGGATCAGACGACGAAACACTTATTCTTACGACGGATTCGCGAGATTCCAAACGTCGACTATCTTGGATTCGTCGAAGATGTGCCGACCTTGTTCCAGCAAGTCGATGCCTTCGTCTTACCGTCGCATCGCGAAGGGGTACCACGTTCGATCATCGAAGCGATGGCGAGTGCAAAACCGGTCATCGCAACAAACATCCGGGGCTGCCGCGAAGAAGTCGTCGAGGGGAAAACGGGGTATCTCGTTGAAGTCCACGACGTCAAAAAACTTGCCAAACGGATGAACACACTCGTCGAACACCCGGACCGTTCCAACGAGATGGGACGGAACGGATTTGACCGTGCCATGAAACATTTCAACGAAGCCGACGTCATCAAACGACAACTTGATCTCTTTTCAGCTATGTAA
- a CDS encoding nucleotide sugar dehydrogenase, whose amino-acid sequence MNKAVKHIVDTTAAHTGALPVANRSIAVVGLGYVGLPVAVAFGEKTDVVGFDIKEQRVQELQEGIDATLELSPFTLKNVTVDYVSDPAALQASDFIIIAVPTPINAQNQPDLTPLLRASHLVGRQLNKGDIVVYESTVYPGATEEDCIPVLEEASGLRAGVDFFVGYSPERINPGDHEHTFKTIKKIVSAQDEQTLDIVAEVYEAVVEAGVHRASSIKVAEAAKIIENTQRDLNIALMNELAIIFDRMDIDTLEVLEAAGTKWNFLPFRPGLVGGHCIGVDPFYLTMKAESLGYHPEVILAGRRINDTMGRFIATALVKNLIKQNMPVLGARVTILGLSFKENVSDIRNSKVANLVREIEEFGIDVQVTDRLVEKSEAKREYGIDLLEMSELKPADVVIFAVSHEEYVEGGWNLAQHLLKVGRGIVVDIKGMLPRAEQPEGVHVWRL is encoded by the coding sequence ATGAACAAGGCAGTCAAACACATCGTAGATACGACAGCAGCCCATACCGGTGCACTTCCCGTTGCCAACCGTTCGATTGCCGTCGTCGGACTCGGATACGTCGGACTTCCTGTCGCCGTCGCCTTTGGCGAAAAAACAGACGTCGTCGGCTTTGATATCAAGGAACAACGCGTTCAAGAACTACAAGAAGGGATCGACGCGACGCTCGAACTCAGTCCGTTCACGTTGAAGAACGTAACCGTCGACTACGTCTCTGATCCAGCGGCGCTACAAGCGAGCGACTTCATCATCATCGCCGTTCCGACACCGATCAATGCGCAGAATCAACCGGATTTAACGCCGCTCCTACGCGCTTCTCATCTCGTCGGTCGCCAACTCAATAAAGGCGACATCGTCGTCTACGAGTCGACGGTTTACCCAGGAGCGACAGAAGAAGATTGTATTCCGGTTCTTGAAGAAGCATCCGGATTACGTGCTGGCGTCGACTTCTTCGTCGGTTACTCACCGGAACGGATCAACCCGGGCGATCACGAGCATACGTTCAAGACGATCAAAAAAATCGTCTCTGCCCAGGATGAACAGACGCTCGACATCGTCGCTGAAGTCTACGAAGCGGTCGTTGAAGCTGGTGTTCACCGGGCCTCGTCGATCAAGGTCGCGGAAGCTGCGAAAATCATCGAAAACACACAACGTGATCTCAACATCGCCTTGATGAACGAATTAGCGATCATCTTCGACCGGATGGACATCGATACGCTTGAAGTCCTCGAAGCAGCCGGCACGAAATGGAACTTCCTCCCGTTTCGACCAGGTCTCGTCGGTGGGCATTGTATCGGTGTCGATCCATTCTATCTGACGATGAAAGCCGAGTCCCTCGGTTATCATCCGGAAGTCATCCTCGCTGGTCGCCGAATCAACGATACGATGGGACGTTTCATCGCAACGGCACTCGTCAAGAACTTGATTAAACAAAATATGCCGGTCCTCGGCGCGCGCGTTACGATTCTCGGCTTATCGTTCAAGGAAAACGTCAGCGACATCCGTAACTCGAAAGTCGCGAATCTCGTCCGCGAAATCGAAGAGTTCGGGATCGACGTCCAAGTGACGGATCGACTCGTCGAAAAGAGTGAAGCAAAACGCGAGTACGGGATCGACTTGCTCGAGATGAGCGAACTCAAACCAGCCGACGTCGTCATCTTTGCTGTCTCACACGAAGAATACGTCGAGGGTGGCTGGAATCTTGCGCAACACTTATTAAAAGTCGGACGCGGCATTGTCGTCGACATCAAAGGGATGTTACCACGAGCAGAACAGCCAGAGGGGGTTCACGTATGGCGCCTCTAA
- a CDS encoding phenylacetate--CoA ligase family protein → MALKEEFYYRSPIFIQNWLTSLYGRKLMQERYGSFYEQKMKELRMKDRTQDYKAEQLDRLNAFLAFVVTHTPYYTHLFHEHEIQLPLTSLDQLKTIPILEKETLRQNNDAFMSRVDAPVRGRTGGTSGKSLQVAFMREDVQERMAHLDYFKERHGFHAGMRRASFTGRTLTAVDQKKPIFWRMNRPLNQLLVSIFHMKEENFPAYIEELNRFQPRALDGTPTAMVEIARYMLKHHIQLDIPLIAIFPTSETVTEEMRSVLEEAFRAPVFDQYGSSEGAPIISECSHRKLHLHHETGIIEPYGEDGEVVVTCFTTRGTPLIRYRIGDRMTLSDETCSCGLNGPVIASIDGRGTSYIVSEKRGKVFEGDITTIARELPNSVLRLQVEQHTLDYVTLRYIPDTKRFHPKHEQILLNEMRKLLGSEMKIVLEPVEQVKQEPNGKTLIVKQSMK, encoded by the coding sequence ATGGCGCTTAAAGAGGAATTCTACTACCGCTCTCCGATCTTCATCCAAAACTGGCTGACATCGTTATACGGTCGCAAGTTGATGCAAGAACGTTACGGTTCCTTTTATGAGCAAAAGATGAAGGAACTCCGGATGAAGGACCGGACGCAGGACTATAAAGCAGAACAACTCGATCGCCTGAATGCCTTTCTCGCTTTCGTCGTGACGCATACACCGTACTATACACATCTCTTTCACGAACACGAGATCCAATTACCGTTGACGTCACTCGACCAGTTGAAGACGATTCCGATCCTTGAAAAAGAGACGCTCCGCCAAAACAACGATGCGTTCATGTCCCGCGTCGATGCACCGGTCCGGGGACGAACAGGAGGAACGAGCGGGAAGTCACTCCAAGTGGCATTCATGCGCGAGGATGTTCAAGAACGGATGGCACACCTCGACTACTTCAAGGAACGCCATGGTTTTCACGCTGGGATGCGTCGGGCGAGCTTCACCGGTCGGACGCTAACAGCTGTCGATCAAAAGAAACCAATCTTCTGGCGGATGAATCGACCGCTCAATCAATTACTCGTCTCAATCTTTCATATGAAGGAGGAAAATTTCCCAGCCTACATCGAGGAGCTAAATCGATTCCAGCCGCGAGCACTCGATGGTACACCGACAGCGATGGTCGAAATCGCCCGTTATATGCTGAAGCATCACATTCAGCTGGATATTCCGCTGATTGCCATCTTCCCGACGTCTGAGACGGTAACAGAAGAGATGCGCTCCGTACTCGAAGAAGCCTTCCGCGCACCGGTCTTCGATCAATACGGTTCTTCAGAAGGTGCTCCAATCATCTCGGAATGTAGTCATCGAAAACTACATCTCCACCATGAAACAGGCATCATCGAACCGTATGGAGAGGACGGAGAAGTCGTCGTCACGTGTTTTACGACACGTGGGACACCGCTGATTCGATACCGGATCGGTGACCGAATGACGCTGAGTGACGAGACCTGCAGCTGTGGCTTAAACGGACCGGTCATCGCTTCGATTGATGGACGGGGAACGAGTTATATCGTCAGCGAAAAGCGGGGCAAGGTGTTTGAAGGGGATATCACGACGATTGCCCGTGAACTTCCGAATTCGGTCTTACGACTCCAAGTTGAGCAGCACACGCTCGATTACGTGACACTTCGTTATATTCCAGATACGAAACGTTTCCATCCGAAACACGAACAGATCCTCTTAAACGAGATGCGCAAGCTACTCGGCTCCGAGATGAAGATCGTTCTCGAGCCAGTCGAACAAGTCAAACAAGAACCGAACGGAAAAACGTTGATCGTCAAACAGTCGATGAAATAG
- a CDS encoding NAD-dependent epimerase produces MLNKTILITGIAGFIGFHAARRFIREGYRVIGLDEVNDYYDPTLKEARLAELGTNYTFYRVSLEETAAVARIFEQESIDLVLHLAAQAGVRYSIDRPDVYMTSNIVGFLSILEACRHHPVEQLIYASSSSVYGSNTKMPFATTDAVDHPLSLYAASKKANELMAHTYSSLYGIKTTGLRFFSVYGPWGRPDMALFKFTEAIAKGEPIDLYNYGEMGRDFTYVDDIIESIYRLFQTEPQVDEAFDASNPLPDRSNVPYRVYNIGSHSPIRLNEFVALIERRLGKTAIKNGMPLQPGDVPESFADVTSLFETIGYRPQTTVEAGVNAFIDWYESHYLLKEEIQDGA; encoded by the coding sequence GTGCTGAATAAAACGATCTTAATTACAGGTATCGCAGGCTTCATTGGATTTCACGCCGCACGTCGTTTCATCCGGGAGGGTTACCGAGTCATCGGACTCGATGAAGTGAACGACTATTACGACCCGACGTTAAAAGAAGCCCGGCTCGCTGAACTCGGAACGAACTACACGTTTTACCGGGTCTCACTCGAAGAGACGGCAGCCGTCGCGCGGATCTTTGAACAGGAATCAATCGATCTCGTTCTCCATCTGGCAGCACAAGCAGGCGTACGATACAGCATCGATCGACCGGACGTCTACATGACGTCAAATATCGTCGGTTTTCTCTCGATTCTTGAAGCCTGTAGGCATCATCCAGTTGAACAATTGATCTACGCTTCCTCAAGTTCCGTCTACGGATCGAATACGAAGATGCCGTTCGCGACGACGGATGCCGTCGATCATCCGCTAAGTCTTTACGCCGCCTCAAAAAAAGCGAATGAACTGATGGCACACACCTACAGCAGCCTTTACGGGATTAAGACGACAGGCCTTCGCTTCTTCAGCGTCTACGGTCCGTGGGGACGCCCGGATATGGCATTGTTCAAGTTCACAGAGGCGATTGCGAAGGGCGAACCGATTGATCTCTACAACTACGGCGAGATGGGGCGAGACTTCACTTACGTCGACGACATCATCGAAAGCATCTATCGCCTGTTCCAGACTGAACCGCAAGTCGACGAAGCGTTCGATGCTTCAAATCCGTTGCCGGATCGCAGCAATGTTCCGTACCGTGTCTACAACATCGGCAGTCACAGCCCAATTCGACTGAACGAATTTGTCGCCTTGATTGAACGGCGTCTCGGGAAGACGGCAATTAAAAATGGGATGCCGCTTCAACCAGGTGACGTTCCAGAAAGCTTTGCTGACGTCACTTCCTTGTTCGAGACGATCGGCTACCGACCACAGACGACGGTCGAAGCGGGAGTTAATGCATTCATCGACTGGTATGAGAGTCACTACTTGCTGAAGGAGGAAATCCAAGATGGCGCTTAA
- a CDS encoding oligosaccharide flippase family protein, with translation MKTARLSRFNLIFIADTAYSLHQWMILTLLIKWSTPLNIGYFNYALAITAPIVMFCWLNASTILTAERAGLTNFWLFIKTRFSLLSAGVFVLLGIYYFFGEADILLLTLLVYLNKYMESFADLAYGFLQGHTAFKEVAVSKIFRSLLNVSGAALVLFTTHSIHGFVLALIAGNLIMLLVYDLPTIRRVGRGFDNQALDLRYRSGKELFLKAMPLGFVALLIALNANIPRLFVGHAIGTEELGYYASIAYLLVLGSLFIHSLIAVLLPNFSSETGERQSLPELRKLTRSMLVMTNVVGILLIIGAIFFGKWGLTIFYNASFVQYHLIFVLMMVASLFFYNSTVIQALLTGFQQFRIQTISIFGSVVVNLVACSLLIPLYGLYGATIAYTLCAVTQIVLLLPALYRSLYPRDVALVVEQSS, from the coding sequence ATGAAAACAGCCCGGCTGTCCCGCTTCAATCTCATCTTCATTGCCGATACCGCCTATTCACTGCATCAATGGATGATTTTGACGCTCCTGATCAAATGGAGCACACCGCTCAACATCGGTTATTTCAACTACGCCCTTGCCATCACCGCACCGATCGTCATGTTCTGTTGGCTCAATGCCAGTACGATCCTGACGGCAGAACGGGCTGGGCTGACGAACTTCTGGCTCTTCATCAAAACGCGTTTTTCGCTCCTCTCAGCAGGCGTGTTTGTCTTACTCGGTATCTATTACTTCTTTGGTGAAGCGGACATCTTACTCCTGACGTTACTCGTTTATCTCAATAAATACATGGAGTCGTTCGCAGACCTCGCATATGGTTTCTTGCAAGGACACACCGCTTTCAAGGAAGTCGCTGTCTCAAAGATTTTCCGTAGTCTCTTGAACGTCTCGGGCGCAGCACTCGTCCTCTTTACGACCCATTCGATTCACGGTTTCGTGCTCGCCTTAATTGCTGGGAACTTGATCATGCTCCTCGTATACGACTTGCCGACAATTCGCCGGGTCGGTCGTGGTTTTGACAACCAAGCGCTTGACTTACGGTACCGGTCAGGCAAGGAATTGTTCCTCAAAGCAATGCCACTCGGATTCGTCGCTCTCCTGATCGCCTTGAACGCAAACATCCCGCGATTGTTCGTCGGGCACGCAATCGGAACAGAAGAGCTCGGGTACTACGCCAGTATCGCCTATCTACTCGTACTCGGAAGTCTATTCATACACTCCTTGATCGCTGTCTTACTACCGAACTTCTCGTCTGAGACCGGTGAGCGTCAAAGTTTGCCAGAACTGCGGAAGTTGACGCGATCGATGTTAGTCATGACGAACGTCGTCGGAATCCTGTTGATTATCGGAGCGATCTTCTTTGGGAAGTGGGGCTTGACGATTTTCTACAATGCTTCGTTCGTTCAGTACCATCTGATTTTCGTCTTGATGATGGTTGCCTCACTCTTTTTCTACAATTCGACCGTCATTCAGGCACTCCTGACCGGTTTCCAACAGTTTCGGATCCAGACGATCTCGATCTTCGGCAGTGTCGTCGTCAATCTCGTCGCGTGTAGCTTGTTGATTCCGCTGTACGGGCTGTACGGAGCGACGATCGCTTACACACTCTGCGCCGTCACTCAGATCGTCCTACTGTTACCAGCACTGTATCGGTCCTTATATCCACGGGACGTCGCCCTCGTCGTCGAACAAAGCAGCTAA